A window of Bacillus sp. DX3.1 genomic DNA:
ACTAAAATTTGCTTCCAACCACCATGAGAATGTTCATATCTGCAGATAAAAGCAGTGAAAATCCCTGTTAATAATGGTAGAAATAGCATTCCATGTATCAGTACCATAACACTGTAGATGAGTTGCCATTGTTTATACTCGGGATAGTGGGTGGCAGTTATAAAAGCTAATCCACCTGTTATGAGAGGGCTGAGAAATAGCAAGACCCATATTTTTGTTTTTCTAATTTTATAAAATTCTGCTTGCATTATTTTGAGCCAGAGCATTACTTGTACACATCCCTTCTTACATAGTCTACTGTTTCGATATACAACATAAATAAGCTAACGGCAATGCCTATTGCTACACATACAATAGGAGGTCCCCAGTCAATATGTAAACTTGGCCATCTCCATATGATCCAATTTGGAAGGGCTGATGAAAACATGGCGAAAATCGTTCCTAACATTCCTACTGTAAAAGCGATGCCTTGGTTATCAAATACGATAGCAATCCATAATTGTAATGCTACGATTGGTAGTGCGGCGAAATATGGATAAAAACTCATTTTGAATAAAGAGAACCACGGGATTGAAGCATCAAATTGTAAAGCTAAGCCTAATCCAACTGTACCTATCAATAGTAAAAAGCAAGATACAGTAAGTAAACAAAACACAAGTATAAATTTTGTTATAAAAACATCTCTTTTTTTTATAGGTAATGATAAAAGATGTTTCCATGAAGTGGAATGATGTTCTAGATGAGCAATTAAAGAAGTAACGATAGTAATCCCTAATATAAGAGTTGTTAAGGCAAGAGGTTGAACTTCAGAAAGAAGCCCTCCCCATAAGTCTTGTGCATACTTATCTGTCAAAAAATCATAACGAAGAAAAAAGTTACATGCTTGGAGTGAAATAACACCTACCGGTCCTAAAACGATTAAAAACCAAATCCACTTGCGCTTTATTTTTAAGATTTCAGATTGAAAGAGGCGCTTGTACATCCGCTTTTTCCTCCCTTACAAGCTGTAAGAATATATCTTCCAGTGATTTTTTATTTTCTTCAATTCGAAATACAGCGATGTTGTGTGTTACTAGTGTTCTTACAATATCCGCAACAGTTTGATTTGTTGCGTTTGAGAGGATGATTTTATCCTCTTCTCGCACCGAAGGAGTTCCTTTGGCGAGAATTGCTTTCCAAGCAGCATCAGGTTTATCTGTCATAAGTGAAATCGTATGCTGAGCATGGTGTCGCAGTGCTTCAATTTTATCTTGGAAAATAAGCTTGCCTTTTGAAATAATACCAACATAAGTTGCCATTTGATCAATTTCGCTTAATAAGTGACTGGATATAAGGATAGTAATTCCTCTTTCTTTGGTCAGTTGCTTAATTAATGTGCGTATTTCGTGAATACCTTGTGGATCAAGACCATTTGTCGGCTCATCTAAAATCAATAGCTGCGGATCACCAAGCAGGGCAATCGCAATTCCTAAACGTTGCTTCATCCCTAATGAATATTCTTTTACTTTTTGTTTCGCGGCATGTTGTAAGCCGACGATTTGTAAAACTTCTCCGATTTTTTCTTTTGGAACATTTCTTAAAATACGATACACTTCTAAATTTTCAATTGCATTTAAGTGAGCATAATAAGATGGGTTTTCAACAAGAGCTCCTATTTTAGATAGTATGGATAACCGTTCTTTTGCTAAATCTTGATTGAAAATGGTGACGCTACCTTGTGTTG
This region includes:
- a CDS encoding ABC transporter permease — protein: MYKRLFQSEILKIKRKWIWFLIVLGPVGVISLQACNFFLRYDFLTDKYAQDLWGGLLSEVQPLALTTLILGITIVTSLIAHLEHHSTSWKHLLSLPIKKRDVFITKFILVFCLLTVSCFLLLIGTVGLGLALQFDASIPWFSLFKMSFYPYFAALPIVALQLWIAIVFDNQGIAFTVGMLGTIFAMFSSALPNWIIWRWPSLHIDWGPPIVCVAIGIAVSLFMLYIETVDYVRRDVYK
- a CDS encoding ABC transporter ATP-binding protein, coding for MTYILETKALTKKYRNDYVVQNVDLKIPKGEIYGFLGPNGAGKTTSIRMLLGLIKPTQGSVTIFNQDLAKERLSILSKIGALVENPSYYAHLNAIENLEVYRILRNVPKEKIGEVLQIVGLQHAAKQKVKEYSLGMKQRLGIAIALLGDPQLLILDEPTNGLDPQGIHEIRTLIKQLTKERGITILISSHLLSEIDQMATYVGIISKGKLIFQDKIEALRHHAQHTISLMTDKPDAAWKAILAKGTPSVREEDKIILSNATNQTVADIVRTLVTHNIAVFRIEENKKSLEDIFLQLVREEKADVQAPLSI